The following are encoded in a window of Mycobacteroides chelonae CCUG 47445 genomic DNA:
- a CDS encoding AurF N-oxygenase family protein, which translates to MTSTLNNGPARTPNREEYSDRLLKGSVRRSYQPMVDLDWDAPLDPDKYFLPPKAISLYGTDIWNNMSRAEQIELSKHEMANVLSVGIWFENILNQSLLRALMHARPNSSETFYSLTEIGDETRHMTMFGKAISQAGVEPYRLPLYQRWLANALPLVLKGPMLWVAALIGEEIFDAIQREMMDDPELQPMVARLMRIHVTEEARHIQFARDGLRQRVDKLPRYARFIVRQVNGFGGPIFMYLFTNPKMYRNVGLPGYQTQRIAYRNENFRETQQLGFAPLYNFLTGIGLMGGTSRWMWRKAKFVA; encoded by the coding sequence GTGACGTCTACCCTCAATAACGGCCCCGCTCGTACCCCGAATCGGGAGGAATACTCCGACCGGCTACTCAAGGGCTCGGTGCGCCGTTCCTACCAGCCCATGGTGGATCTGGACTGGGATGCGCCGTTGGATCCGGACAAGTACTTCCTTCCCCCGAAGGCAATCTCTCTGTACGGCACCGACATCTGGAACAACATGTCGCGCGCTGAACAGATCGAGCTGTCCAAGCACGAGATGGCCAACGTCCTGTCGGTCGGCATCTGGTTCGAGAACATCCTCAACCAGAGCCTGCTGCGCGCTCTCATGCACGCCAGACCGAACAGCAGCGAGACCTTCTACTCGCTCACCGAGATCGGTGACGAGACCCGCCACATGACGATGTTCGGTAAGGCGATATCGCAAGCCGGGGTCGAGCCCTACCGGCTACCGCTCTACCAGCGGTGGCTGGCCAACGCCTTGCCCCTGGTCCTCAAGGGCCCAATGCTGTGGGTCGCCGCGCTGATTGGCGAGGAGATCTTCGACGCCATCCAGCGCGAGATGATGGACGATCCCGAGCTGCAGCCAATGGTTGCGCGGCTCATGCGAATTCACGTCACCGAGGAAGCCCGGCACATCCAGTTCGCCCGCGACGGCCTGCGCCAGCGTGTTGACAAACTGCCGCGTTACGCGCGTTTCATCGTCCGGCAGGTCAACGGCTTCGGTGGCCCCATCTTCATGTACCTGTTCACGAATCCGAAGATGTACCGCAATGTCGGATTGCCCGGATATCAAACCCAGCGGATTGCGTACCGCAACGAGAACTTCCGCGAGACCCAACAGCTCGGTTTCGCACCGCTGTACAACTTCCTCACCGGCATCGGCCTGATGGGCGGCACTTCACGCTGGATGTGGCGTAAAGCAAAGTTCGTCGCATGA
- a CDS encoding SDR family oxidoreductase yields MTRQKILITGASSGLGAEMARQFAAKGRDLALCARRTEALEELKAELLAASPGIKVAVRSLDVTDHDSVPVVFAELRDELGGLDRVVVNAGIAKGWHLGGGKSWANIQTIETNLIGALVQIEASLALFKEQGRGHLVLISSVTAAKGLPGTKAAYAASKAGLSSLGESLRAEYASGPIKVSTIEPGYIQTDLSAKSPTTPMMVDTKTGVTAMVDAIEREPGRAAVPRWPWAPVTLIMRLIPPRLAGRLA; encoded by the coding sequence GTGACGCGACAGAAGATCCTCATCACCGGGGCAAGCTCCGGCCTGGGCGCCGAGATGGCCCGTCAGTTCGCCGCGAAGGGACGCGACCTGGCACTGTGCGCCCGGCGCACCGAGGCGCTGGAAGAACTCAAGGCGGAGCTGTTGGCCGCCAGCCCGGGCATCAAGGTCGCCGTGCGTTCCCTGGACGTCACCGACCATGACTCGGTGCCGGTGGTCTTCGCCGAGCTGCGCGACGAGCTCGGCGGTCTGGATCGCGTGGTTGTGAACGCCGGAATCGCCAAGGGCTGGCACCTGGGCGGCGGCAAGTCGTGGGCCAACATCCAAACCATCGAAACCAATCTCATTGGTGCACTGGTGCAGATCGAAGCGTCGCTCGCACTGTTCAAAGAGCAGGGACGCGGGCACCTGGTGCTTATCTCGTCGGTGACTGCCGCCAAGGGGCTACCGGGTACGAAGGCCGCGTATGCGGCCAGCAAGGCTGGGCTCTCCTCGCTGGGCGAGTCGCTGCGCGCCGAATATGCCAGTGGCCCAATCAAGGTCAGCACCATCGAGCCGGGCTACATCCAGACCGATCTGAGCGCCAAATCGCCCACCACGCCGATGATGGTGGACACCAAGACCGGCGTGACCGCCATGGTGGATGCCATCGAGAGGGAGCCCGGCCGCGCCGCGGTACCTCGCTGGCCGTGGGCCCCGGTGACCTTGATCATGCGCCTGATTCCGCCGCGTTTGGCCGGGCGCCTGGCCTAA
- a CDS encoding histidine phosphatase family protein codes for MRESKTRAMSRVLTTVIAALVFSIVTAVAAWAADPMTITFVRHGESEGNASGKIDTSVPGPHLTATGQQQAKDVADALGGGFDGIYASDMIRTQETARPMEDKLGQKATVLGGLREIGAGIFEGQSEKEGIGRIGYIAAPLLWTLGARFVPVPGGEDGNAFDARVDDSVKTIYENGDRNAVVYSHGATIMFWVMMNVDNPDPTLLLSDPLSNTSVVKVEGTPEGGWTLKEWNGKPVNQNPSLPTKLFVDFRNFFVQPQTTAYRIQQAIATGDISKVADEVAKGVVDVIKSTVHFPVAVARDVINEVRGALPKALDQSVKPEAAVAESKVTESKSTAAREPNANTEPHESKLSGAKVIEAKKTAAVVEVATEKTAGLAKSAAKADESAAPEAKSPEVKAPEANAPEVKNPAVQAPEDKPLAKVITLPSKPVKANGATDLSGGNKSEPGKTPRGVPSVKEHLSAALQKASDAVQKITGAPSKSEPAATIGNKSGPAGAEPKAAKPATPSPSKSGGTEGSGAGGSSHKDAA; via the coding sequence ATGCGTGAATCGAAAACGCGGGCAATGTCGCGTGTCCTGACGACGGTGATCGCTGCCCTTGTCTTCTCGATCGTCACCGCGGTCGCAGCCTGGGCAGCCGATCCGATGACCATTACCTTTGTGCGACATGGCGAGTCCGAAGGCAACGCGTCGGGGAAGATCGACACCTCGGTCCCCGGACCCCACCTCACGGCTACGGGCCAACAGCAGGCGAAGGATGTCGCCGACGCGCTCGGCGGCGGTTTCGACGGCATCTATGCGTCGGACATGATCCGTACCCAGGAGACTGCCAGGCCCATGGAGGACAAACTCGGGCAGAAGGCCACCGTGCTGGGCGGCCTGCGTGAGATAGGCGCGGGCATCTTCGAAGGGCAATCGGAGAAGGAAGGCATCGGCCGTATCGGATACATCGCCGCGCCCTTGCTGTGGACGTTGGGCGCACGTTTCGTGCCCGTGCCCGGAGGTGAGGACGGCAACGCGTTTGATGCCCGTGTCGATGACTCGGTGAAGACGATCTACGAGAACGGCGACCGCAATGCCGTGGTCTACTCGCATGGGGCCACCATCATGTTCTGGGTCATGATGAACGTGGACAATCCGGATCCCACCCTGCTGCTCTCCGACCCGCTGAGTAATACCTCGGTGGTGAAGGTGGAGGGCACCCCCGAGGGAGGCTGGACGCTCAAGGAGTGGAATGGCAAGCCCGTCAACCAGAACCCGTCATTGCCGACCAAGCTGTTCGTAGATTTCCGCAACTTCTTCGTACAGCCGCAAACCACGGCGTACCGCATCCAGCAGGCGATCGCGACCGGCGATATCTCCAAGGTGGCCGACGAGGTCGCCAAGGGAGTGGTGGACGTCATCAAGTCCACGGTGCACTTCCCGGTAGCGGTGGCGCGTGACGTCATCAACGAGGTGCGTGGCGCATTGCCGAAGGCGCTGGACCAATCCGTCAAGCCGGAGGCCGCGGTCGCCGAAAGCAAGGTGACGGAGAGCAAGTCGACTGCTGCGCGCGAACCCAACGCCAACACCGAGCCCCACGAGTCGAAGCTCTCCGGCGCGAAGGTCATCGAGGCGAAGAAGACTGCCGCGGTGGTCGAGGTGGCAACGGAGAAGACGGCCGGATTGGCCAAGTCGGCCGCCAAGGCCGATGAATCGGCTGCACCGGAAGCAAAGTCGCCCGAAGTAAAGGCGCCAGAGGCGAATGCGCCCGAAGTAAAGAATCCCGCCGTTCAGGCTCCGGAGGACAAGCCGCTGGCGAAGGTCATCACGCTGCCGAGCAAGCCGGTCAAGGCCAACGGTGCAACGGATTTGAGCGGCGGCAACAAGTCCGAGCCGGGTAAAACCCCGCGCGGCGTGCCGAGCGTCAAGGAACACCTCTCGGCCGCGCTCCAGAAGGCCTCTGACGCGGTTCAGAAGATCACTGGTGCGCCGTCCAAATCTGAACCCGCCGCGACCATCGGTAACAAGAGCGGACCGGCAGGCGCGGAGCCGAAGGCGGCCAAACCCGCGACCCCCAGCCCGTCGAAGAGCGGCGGGACCGAGGGGTCGGGAGCTGGCGGCTCATCCCACAAGGACGCTGCTTAA
- a CDS encoding TetR/AcrR family transcriptional regulator: MKVSRSSHRGRTRDHGEIRRRILDAAEECLLEHGYEARLHALIAKKAGLSRPTVYKHVGDQAAIIEALFHREFLRFGEILEPVFATAKTPRTGFIDAIVRIVQHGRHHPLLQKGLKENPEQVLPYLTVKARPFIDQTTVLLAPYFRKLLTDEQLAVIDVKAAAEWSFRIAASLLVTPGVVATQTDEQLGDFIGNLLTVSAITEGISAVLTPNSAAS, encoded by the coding sequence ATGAAAGTGAGCCGGTCAAGCCATCGCGGCCGTACCCGCGATCACGGCGAGATTCGCCGCCGCATCCTCGATGCCGCCGAAGAATGCTTGCTGGAGCACGGATATGAGGCGCGCCTGCATGCCTTGATCGCCAAGAAGGCCGGTCTGTCGAGGCCCACCGTCTACAAGCACGTCGGTGATCAGGCCGCGATCATCGAGGCGCTGTTCCATCGGGAGTTTCTCCGATTCGGCGAAATACTGGAGCCGGTCTTCGCGACTGCGAAGACCCCCCGCACCGGATTCATCGACGCCATCGTGCGCATCGTTCAGCACGGACGTCATCACCCGTTGCTGCAGAAGGGTCTCAAGGAGAACCCCGAGCAGGTGCTGCCTTATCTGACCGTCAAGGCGCGTCCGTTCATCGATCAGACGACCGTGCTGCTGGCCCCGTACTTCCGCAAGTTGCTCACCGACGAGCAGCTGGCCGTCATCGACGTCAAGGCCGCCGCCGAGTGGAGCTTCCGGATCGCTGCCTCGCTACTGGTCACTCCCGGCGTTGTGGCGACTCAGACCGACGAGCAGCTGGGTGATTTCATCGGCAACCTGCTCACCGTGTCGGCGATCACTGAGGGGATCTCGGCGGTGTTGACTCCCAATTCGGCTGCTTCCTAA
- a CDS encoding dihydrodipicolinate reductase — protein sequence MVYRVVQWATGEVGKAAIRAVLAHPELQLVGCWVHSPQKTGVDIGELIGHAPIGVTTTNSLEDILALDADCVIYSPLLPNPSEVSALLASGKNVVTPVGWFYPDSSGVDLDATARQFDVTLHGTGIDPGGITDLYPLIFSSMTSAVTYVRAEEYSDIRTYGAPDVIRHIMKFGGTPEEAISGPMPKLLGGGFKQSLRMILDGMGFAEVEIRPSLKVAVATADIDSPIGTIKPGCVAGQQFSWEAFVGDEAVARIAVNWLMGEEHLEPAWSFGPTGPRYEVEVHGTPSSSCTITGFHPHSVEAGLVANEGVVATAAHCVNSVPYVCRAEPGLKSYLDLPLIAGRAHPRLHR from the coding sequence ATGGTCTATCGAGTGGTCCAGTGGGCGACGGGCGAAGTGGGCAAGGCGGCAATCCGCGCGGTACTCGCCCATCCGGAATTACAGCTGGTGGGGTGCTGGGTGCACTCCCCGCAAAAGACCGGCGTCGATATCGGAGAGCTCATCGGGCACGCGCCCATCGGCGTCACAACGACCAACAGTCTGGAAGACATCCTCGCCCTGGACGCCGACTGCGTGATCTACAGCCCGCTGCTTCCCAATCCGTCCGAGGTCTCGGCATTACTCGCCTCAGGAAAGAATGTGGTTACCCCAGTCGGTTGGTTCTACCCAGACAGTTCGGGTGTCGATCTGGATGCCACCGCGCGCCAGTTCGACGTAACGCTGCACGGCACGGGAATTGACCCCGGCGGCATCACCGATCTTTATCCGCTGATCTTCTCGTCTATGACATCGGCCGTAACGTACGTGCGCGCCGAGGAGTACTCAGACATCCGCACCTATGGCGCTCCGGACGTCATCCGACACATCATGAAGTTCGGCGGCACTCCCGAAGAAGCAATCAGCGGCCCCATGCCCAAACTGTTGGGCGGCGGGTTCAAACAGTCCCTACGAATGATCCTCGATGGCATGGGTTTCGCAGAGGTGGAGATCCGGCCCAGCCTCAAGGTCGCGGTCGCCACCGCAGACATCGACTCTCCGATCGGCACCATCAAACCCGGATGCGTTGCCGGTCAGCAATTCTCGTGGGAGGCATTCGTCGGGGACGAGGCGGTCGCACGTATCGCCGTGAACTGGCTGATGGGCGAGGAACACTTAGAACCCGCCTGGTCGTTCGGCCCGACAGGCCCGCGCTACGAGGTCGAGGTGCATGGCACTCCCTCGTCATCGTGCACGATCACCGGCTTTCATCCCCACAGCGTCGAGGCCGGGCTCGTCGCCAACGAGGGCGTCGTCGCGACGGCCGCGCACTGCGTAAACTCCGTGCCCTATGTATGCAGGGCCGAGCCGGGACTCAAGTCCTACCTTGACCTTCCGCTCATCGCGGGCAGGGCGCATCCTCGGCTCCACCGGTGA
- the ppk2 gene encoding polyphosphate kinase 2, whose protein sequence is MADQEKPNASVTVDYAAELDELASLRGGISRTKEGKDAWKQGYPYDEKLSRKEYEKTKRKLQIELLKLQLWVKERGEKICIIFEGRDAAGKGGSIKRFTEHLNPRGARVVALEKPTSVEQTQWYFQRYTAHLPSGGEIVLMDRSWYNRAGVERVMGYCTPSQVAEFLREAPEYERMLVNSGTHLIKLWFSVSRKEQLARFEARRTDPVRHWKLSPTDLASLDKWDAYTEAKEAMFFYTDTDSAPWTVVKSNDKKRARLEAMRHVLSQFDYDNKDTEIVGAPDPLIVGPASAIFEEGEKAGSR, encoded by the coding sequence ATGGCCGATCAAGAGAAACCGAACGCCTCCGTCACGGTGGACTACGCCGCCGAGCTCGATGAACTCGCGAGCCTGCGCGGCGGGATCAGTCGCACCAAAGAGGGCAAGGATGCCTGGAAACAGGGCTACCCCTACGACGAGAAGCTCAGTCGCAAGGAGTACGAGAAGACCAAACGCAAGTTGCAGATTGAACTGCTCAAGCTGCAACTGTGGGTCAAGGAACGCGGCGAGAAGATCTGCATCATCTTCGAAGGCCGGGATGCCGCCGGTAAGGGTGGATCGATCAAGAGGTTCACCGAGCACCTCAATCCCCGCGGCGCCCGCGTCGTAGCACTCGAGAAGCCGACCTCGGTAGAGCAGACACAGTGGTACTTCCAGCGTTACACCGCGCACCTGCCCAGCGGTGGGGAGATCGTGCTGATGGACCGTTCCTGGTACAACCGGGCTGGTGTCGAGCGGGTGATGGGCTACTGCACTCCCTCGCAGGTCGCTGAATTCCTGCGTGAGGCACCAGAATACGAACGCATGCTGGTGAATTCGGGGACGCACCTGATCAAGTTGTGGTTCTCGGTGAGCCGTAAGGAACAGCTGGCCCGCTTCGAAGCGCGACGCACCGATCCCGTGCGCCACTGGAAACTCTCGCCGACTGACCTTGCGTCTCTGGACAAGTGGGACGCCTACACCGAGGCGAAGGAGGCGATGTTCTTCTACACCGACACCGACAGCGCGCCCTGGACGGTGGTCAAGAGCAACGATAAGAAGCGTGCCCGGCTGGAGGCGATGCGCCACGTGCTCTCGCAGTTTGACTATGACAACAAGGACACCGAGATCGTGGGAGCGCCGGACCCCCTAATCGTCGGGCCGGCTTCGGCCATCTTCGAAGAAGGGGAGAAGGCCGGCTCGCGCTAG
- a CDS encoding DUF4873 domain-containing protein, whose amino-acid sequence MMDDDDLYDGLAVITAGEFTVESRVRLIGFFNPLDGKFHWQGTIYAKPEGGELKGGTHVTIAVGETSAQGRITEQTPWGHFSVAGVGAPPYPLAEIELDVAN is encoded by the coding sequence ATGATGGATGACGACGATCTGTACGACGGCCTGGCTGTTATCACCGCAGGCGAGTTCACCGTCGAGTCCCGGGTGCGACTAATCGGGTTCTTCAACCCTCTGGACGGCAAGTTCCATTGGCAGGGAACGATTTACGCCAAACCCGAGGGTGGTGAGCTCAAGGGCGGAACTCATGTCACCATCGCCGTGGGCGAGACCAGTGCGCAAGGACGCATCACTGAGCAGACCCCGTGGGGCCACTTCTCGGTCGCGGGCGTCGGCGCACCGCCGTACCCGCTAGCCGAGATCGAGCTCGACGTCGCCAACTGA
- a CDS encoding Fpg/Nei family DNA glycosylase — MPELPEVEALADHLRRHATGATIGRIDVSAFSVLKTFDPPVTSLHGHTVTGATRWGKYLGLQVGSHYLITHLSRAGWLRWSDKLAAAPLKPGKGPIALRVHLGTPGEAPGFDLTEAGTQKRLAVWVVADPAAVPQIAALGPDALSLTDTGLADILSGTTARLKNVITDQRVIAGIGNAYSDEILHVAKLSPFASGKTLTEGQRTALYEAMQSVLTDAVQRSVGQQAATLKGEKRSGLRVHARTGMPCPVCGDVVREVSFADKSFQYCPTCQTGGKVLADRRLSRLLK, encoded by the coding sequence ATGCCCGAACTACCCGAAGTCGAGGCGCTCGCTGACCACCTGCGGCGCCACGCCACCGGGGCGACCATCGGCCGCATCGATGTCTCGGCATTCTCGGTGCTCAAGACCTTCGATCCGCCGGTCACGTCTCTGCATGGCCACACGGTGACGGGTGCGACGCGCTGGGGCAAGTACCTGGGCCTTCAGGTTGGCAGTCACTACCTGATCACTCATTTGTCGCGAGCGGGGTGGCTGCGCTGGTCGGACAAGCTGGCCGCCGCGCCGCTCAAACCGGGCAAGGGGCCTATCGCGCTGCGGGTTCATCTTGGAACACCCGGCGAGGCACCGGGATTCGACCTCACGGAAGCCGGCACCCAAAAGCGATTGGCTGTCTGGGTCGTGGCAGACCCGGCTGCTGTGCCGCAGATCGCCGCACTGGGGCCCGACGCCCTCTCGCTGACCGACACCGGGTTGGCCGACATCCTGTCCGGCACTACCGCACGTCTGAAGAACGTGATCACCGACCAGCGGGTGATCGCCGGGATCGGCAACGCCTACAGCGACGAGATCCTGCATGTGGCCAAGCTGTCCCCTTTCGCCAGTGGAAAGACGCTCACCGAGGGTCAACGCACGGCGCTGTACGAGGCCATGCAGTCGGTTCTCACCGATGCTGTGCAGCGCAGCGTGGGACAACAGGCGGCGACTCTCAAGGGGGAGAAGCGATCCGGACTGCGGGTTCATGCCCGCACTGGGATGCCCTGCCCGGTGTGCGGTGACGTGGTGCGGGAGGTGTCCTTCGCCGACAAATCCTTCCAGTACTGCCCGACATGCCAGACCGGCGGCAAGGTGCTGGCCGACCGTCGGCTCTCGCGGCTCCTGAAATAA
- the cobF gene encoding precorrin-6A synthase (deacetylating), which yields MRRIRVIGIGAGHPEYLTVQAIAALNEVDVFFVADKGDTKGDLVELRRHICERYITEPDYRFVELPDPVRGSGEYRGVVKQWHAERAALWGKAITSELPEGGVGAFLAWGDPSLYDSTLRILDAILVEDPHAFDYDVLPGITAVAALTARHRIVLNGIGEPVLITTGRRLLDEWPRTGTVVVMLDGDCAFRQLDPSTQIWWGAYLGTEHELLVSGSVGAVGDRIAEIRAAARAEHGWIMDTYLLRSVGE from the coding sequence ATGCGACGGATCCGCGTCATCGGGATCGGTGCTGGCCATCCCGAGTACCTGACCGTGCAGGCCATCGCGGCGCTCAACGAGGTCGACGTCTTCTTCGTCGCAGACAAGGGCGACACCAAGGGTGACCTGGTCGAGTTGCGCCGCCATATCTGCGAGCGGTACATCACCGAACCCGACTATCGCTTCGTCGAACTGCCCGACCCGGTGCGTGGCAGCGGCGAGTATCGGGGTGTGGTGAAGCAGTGGCACGCAGAACGGGCCGCTTTGTGGGGCAAAGCAATTACTTCCGAGTTGCCGGAGGGTGGCGTCGGCGCCTTTCTGGCCTGGGGTGATCCGTCCCTCTACGACAGCACGCTGCGCATCCTCGACGCGATCCTGGTCGAGGATCCTCATGCGTTCGATTACGACGTGCTGCCGGGTATCACCGCAGTCGCCGCGCTCACCGCGCGGCACCGGATCGTGCTGAACGGTATCGGGGAACCGGTGCTCATCACGACGGGGCGCCGGTTGCTGGACGAGTGGCCTCGCACCGGAACCGTTGTGGTGATGCTCGACGGTGATTGCGCATTCCGGCAGCTGGACCCGTCAACGCAGATCTGGTGGGGTGCCTATCTGGGCACAGAGCACGAGCTGCTGGTGTCAGGGTCCGTCGGCGCGGTGGGCGACCGGATCGCCGAGATACGTGCCGCGGCCCGGGCCGAACACGGCTGGATCATGGATACCTATCTACTGCGGAGTGTCGGCGAGTAG
- a CDS encoding ATP-dependent DNA ligase yields the protein MERISPVWPTGAAQSATSGAVSTAFVRLTNPDKVLYPPTGTTPATTKADVFGYYTAIAPFMLPHLAGRPVTRKRWPNGVEQPSFFEKDLASSAPDWLPRRRIEHKSRYVTYPLIDTSVALAWIAQQAALEVHVPQWRFVGENPGPATRLVFDLDPGEGVELPQLAQVARAVRDVLGDIGLTTFPLTSGSKGLHLYVPLAQPVSSSGAVTVARKVATQLEQSMPDLVTATMTRELRAGKVFVDWSQNSGSKTTVAPYSLRGREAPTVAAPRTWDELDDPGLRQLRFDEVLARAERDGDLLAGLDDVAIIEDKLSTYRSMRDPARTPEPVPAVEPQAGPDSSFVIQEHHATALHYDFRLERDGVLVSWAVPKNLPMEPSVNHLAVHTEDHPLEYGTFEGTIPKGEYGAGEVTIWDSGTYDTEKFIDPRDGSSANGGVKGEVIVTLHGKRISGRYALIQTDGKQWLAHRMKDQRSPGAMPVGLAPMLPTTGSVAGLTADEWAFEGKWDGYRLILECDRGRLRAVARSGRDVTEEFPALRQLARELGEHRVVLDGEVVVLDSKGLPSFSLLQNRTPSADIRFWAFDLLYLDGNSLLRTKYRDRRRLLDVLGAGTEMMTVPEQLNGDGDAALAHSHERGWEGVVAKRLDSAYAPGRTQSWIKAKNWRSQEIVIGGWRKGQGGRSSGIGALLMGIPAPDGLRYAGRVGTGFTEKELASLKEQLEPLHCDKSPFSAPLSAVEAKDVQFVEPVLVAEVRYGDRTPGGILKHSSWRGLRTDKSVGDVELDLG from the coding sequence ATGGAACGCATATCCCCAGTATGGCCCACCGGAGCCGCGCAGTCCGCGACATCCGGTGCGGTATCAACTGCGTTCGTGCGGCTCACCAATCCGGACAAGGTGCTGTATCCGCCAACCGGAACCACTCCGGCCACCACCAAGGCGGACGTTTTCGGCTACTACACCGCCATCGCTCCGTTTATGCTGCCCCACCTCGCGGGGCGCCCGGTCACCCGTAAACGGTGGCCTAACGGCGTTGAGCAGCCGTCCTTCTTCGAGAAGGACCTCGCGTCGTCGGCCCCCGACTGGCTTCCCCGGCGGCGTATCGAGCACAAATCCCGCTACGTCACCTACCCGTTGATCGACACCTCGGTGGCACTGGCCTGGATCGCCCAGCAGGCGGCACTGGAAGTGCATGTGCCGCAGTGGCGGTTTGTCGGCGAAAATCCAGGACCAGCAACACGATTGGTATTCGATCTGGATCCAGGCGAAGGCGTGGAGCTACCGCAGCTGGCGCAGGTCGCCCGCGCGGTGCGCGATGTGCTCGGCGATATCGGGCTGACCACCTTTCCCCTGACCAGTGGGAGCAAGGGGCTGCACCTGTATGTGCCGCTGGCGCAGCCGGTCAGTTCATCCGGTGCGGTGACCGTCGCGAGAAAGGTCGCGACGCAACTGGAGCAGTCGATGCCGGACCTGGTCACCGCGACGATGACCCGGGAACTACGTGCAGGCAAGGTTTTCGTGGATTGGAGTCAGAACAGCGGTTCCAAGACAACGGTTGCCCCTTACTCGCTGCGTGGCCGCGAGGCGCCGACCGTTGCCGCACCCCGTACATGGGACGAATTGGACGACCCAGGACTGCGCCAGTTGCGGTTTGACGAAGTCCTGGCGCGCGCCGAGCGTGACGGTGATCTGCTGGCAGGGCTCGATGATGTGGCGATTATCGAAGACAAGCTGTCGACGTATCGCAGCATGCGCGATCCGGCGCGCACTCCCGAACCGGTGCCCGCCGTCGAACCGCAAGCCGGTCCCGATAGTTCGTTTGTGATTCAGGAACATCACGCCACCGCGCTGCATTACGACTTTCGGTTGGAGCGTGACGGTGTGCTGGTCTCGTGGGCGGTCCCTAAGAATCTGCCCATGGAGCCGTCCGTCAATCACCTTGCGGTGCATACCGAGGATCACCCGCTCGAATACGGGACCTTTGAGGGCACCATTCCGAAGGGGGAGTACGGCGCCGGTGAGGTCACCATCTGGGACTCGGGAACCTATGACACCGAGAAGTTCATTGATCCACGCGACGGCTCCAGCGCCAACGGTGGGGTGAAGGGAGAAGTCATTGTCACCCTGCATGGCAAGCGAATCTCGGGGCGGTATGCGCTGATTCAGACCGATGGCAAGCAGTGGCTGGCGCATCGCATGAAGGATCAGCGCTCACCTGGCGCAATGCCAGTTGGCCTCGCGCCGATGCTGCCGACTACCGGATCTGTGGCGGGCCTGACCGCCGATGAGTGGGCATTCGAAGGTAAATGGGATGGTTACCGTCTCATCCTCGAATGCGACCGCGGTCGGCTGCGGGCCGTGGCGCGCAGTGGGCGCGACGTCACCGAGGAGTTCCCGGCCTTGCGGCAACTTGCCCGTGAATTGGGTGAGCACCGTGTGGTTCTCGATGGTGAGGTGGTGGTGCTGGATTCCAAGGGGCTGCCGAGCTTCTCGTTGTTGCAGAATCGGACGCCGAGTGCCGATATCCGATTCTGGGCGTTCGATCTGCTGTATCTGGATGGAAATTCCCTGCTGCGCACCAAGTATCGTGACCGGCGCCGCCTGCTCGACGTGCTGGGGGCCGGCACCGAGATGATGACCGTTCCCGAGCAACTGAACGGCGACGGAGATGCGGCGCTGGCTCATTCGCATGAGCGGGGCTGGGAGGGCGTCGTCGCCAAACGGCTGGATTCGGCTTACGCTCCGGGCCGCACCCAGTCCTGGATCAAGGCGAAGAACTGGCGCAGCCAAGAGATCGTGATCGGTGGTTGGCGTAAGGGGCAAGGCGGACGCAGCAGTGGTATCGGTGCGCTGCTGATGGGGATACCGGCGCCCGACGGACTTCGTTATGCCGGACGGGTGGGCACCGGATTCACCGAAAAAGAGCTGGCCTCGCTCAAGGAGCAGCTGGAGCCGTTGCACTGTGACAAATCACCCTTCAGCGCACCGCTTTCCGCGGTCGAGGCCAAAGATGTGCAGTTCGTCGAACCGGTCCTGGTCGCCGAGGTTCGCTACGGTGATCGCACGCCCGGCGGGATTCTCAAGCACTCCAGCTGGCGTGGTCTGCGCACCGATAAGTCAGTTGGCGACGTCGAGCTCGATCTCGGCTAG